A single region of the Manihot esculenta cultivar AM560-2 chromosome 12, M.esculenta_v8, whole genome shotgun sequence genome encodes:
- the LOC110628042 gene encoding 60S ribosomal protein L32-1 encodes MAVPLVSKKIVKKRVKKFKRPQSDRKISVKTNWRRPKGIDSRVRRKFKGCTLMPNIGYGSDKKTRHYLPNGFKKFVVHNVKELELLMMHNRTYCAEIAHDVSTRKRKEIVERAAQLDVVVTNKLARLRSQEDE; translated from the exons ATGGCCGTTCCTTTGGTGTCCAAGAAGATTGTGAAGAAGAGAGTAAAGAAGTTCAAGAGGCCACAGAGTGACCGCAAGATTTCCGTTAAG ACAAACTGGAGAAGGCCCAAGGGTATTGATTCAAGGGTCAGGAGAAAGTTCAAAGGATGCACGTTGATGCCTAACATTGGTTATGGTTCAGACAAGAAAACTCGCCACTATCTTCCCAATGGGTTTAAGAAGTTTGTCGTGCACAATGTCAAGGAGCTTGAACTTTTGATGATGCATAACAG GACTTACTGTGCTGAGATTGCACATGATGTATCCACCCGAAAGAGAAAGGAGATCGTTGAGCGAGCAGCACAGTTGGATGTTGTTGTTACCAACAAACTGGCTAGGTTGCGGAGCCAGGAGGATGAGTAA